In one Juglans regia cultivar Chandler chromosome 11, Walnut 2.0, whole genome shotgun sequence genomic region, the following are encoded:
- the LOC108983175 gene encoding cyclin-D5-1-like: MDGSFYSLLCQESETRLYEELVEEDTFINFKNYDGYEDGYMEIFFEREICHGFSRSESLVFGNWVKCARLEAITWILKTRAAFGFRFQTAYLSMTYFDRFLSRRSIDSENLWAIRLLSVACLSLAAKMEELKVPVLSEYLLEDYNFDSEVIQRMELLVLSTLEWRMCSITPFAFLYFFINKFYEESPPSNIVSRTVQIILAIMREVNLMGHRPSAVAAAAALLALDDRFTRRALELKMNSISHRRFLEVDDVFSCYNMMRRLQMEILKIPKAVNSSDLLPTQSRPIDVIEKSSVTSAVTNKRRKLTFSTCDQSYGIPDDKLG; the protein is encoded by the exons ATGGATGGTTCTTTCTATAGCCTCCTTTGTCAGGAAAGTGAGACTCGCTTGTATGAAGAGCTGGTGGAAGAGGACACGTTCATTAACTTTAAGAATTATGATGGCTATGAAGATGGGTATATGgagatattttttgaaagagaaatcTGTCATGGGTTCTCAAGAAGTGAGTCTTTGGTCTTTGGAAACTGGGTCAAATGTGCTCGCTTGGAAGCTATCACATGGATTCTCAAA ACCAGAGCAGCATTCGGATTTCGCTTCCAAACAGCTTATTTGTCTATGACATACTTCGATCGATTCCTTTCAAGGCGTTCCATCGAT AGTGAAAATTTGTGGGCTATTAGATTGCTCTCAGTAGCATGTCTTTCTTTGGCTGCGAAGATGGAGGAGTTAAAAGTTCCAGTGTTGTCAGAGTATCTATTAGAGGATTATAACTTCGACAGCGAAGTCATTCAGAGAATGGAGCTTTTGGTATTGAGCACATTGGAATGGCGGATGTGCTCAATCACTCCTTTcgcttttctttatttcttcatcaacaagTTTTACGAGGAATCTCCGCCAAGCAATATAGTGTCTAGAACTGTGCAGATCATCTTAGCCATAATGAGAG AGGTCAATTTAATGGGCCATCGACCGTCTGCTGTTGCTGCTGCCGCCGCCTTGTTGGCTTTGGACGACAGATTCACAAGAAGAGCATTGGAATTGAAGATGAATTCCATTTCTCATCGTAGATTTCTTGAAGTT GACGATGTGTTTTCATGCTATAATATGATGCGAAGACTACAAATGGAGATTCTTAAAATCCCAAAGGCTGTGAATTCTTCAGATCTTTTGCCGACCCAATCGAGGCCGATTGATGTTATAGAAAAATCTTCGGTTACTTCTGCAGTtaccaacaaaagaagaaagcttACGTTCAGTACTTGTGATCAAAGTTATGGAATACCTGATGATAAACTCGGATAA
- the LOC108983173 gene encoding uncharacterized protein LOC108983173 — MAAYHMHGEALIWYKGAWDNGQFTSWETLTRILQIRFGPTTYDDPMEALTKLKQTSTVSAYQTQFEALSNRINGLSDAHKLSCFISGLKDDVRLILKMFNPTSLIGAFGLKIKIYLLQGCEALEEDQLESGYKGGQLEEDSVLATKVEGNPEISLNAIAGTPSPGMMRVKGTVSGEPIVILVDSGSSHSFLHLVIARRANLDINQSTKLAVRVANGSIIQSEGHCDSVPLKMQGTQLCPSLYILELGGCDIVLGVNWLATLGLIVWDFSKLSMQLKNGGHKVELRGLEPTPISLEGSSKVMLASMTKGIGFLQQIQIESKVDSVVVQNTEVSELLTQFQGVFEEPNGLPPVRDHDHKIVLKEGTPPISNRPYRYPYYQKTEIEKIVAELLKTGVIRPNSSHFSSPILLVRKVYGSWRTCVDYRPLNQHTIKDKFLIPVIDELLDELGGARVFSKLDLRSGNHQIRVVPEDIEKTIFRTHEGHYEFLVMPFGLTNAPSTFQGLMNQVFKQFLRRFVLVFFDDILVYNRRWKEHLQHLKQVLEVLQQHQLYAKMSKCRFGVEEVDYLGHIISFEGVRACPNKIKSMLDWPSPKNTKALRGFLGLTGYYRKFIKGYGVLAAPLTSLLKKNNFGWTSDAE, encoded by the exons ATGGCAGCATATCACATGCATGGTGAGGCACTTATCTGGTACAAAGGTGCTTGGGACAATGGGCAATTCACTAGCTGGGAGACCTTAACTCGCATTCTTCAAATCAGGTTTGGTCCCACCACGTATGATGACCCAATGGAAGCTTTAACAAAGCTCAAACAGACCTCTACAGTATCAGCCTACCAGACTCAATTTGAAGCATTATCTAACAGAATCAATGGCCTATCAGATGCACACAAATTAAGCTGTTTCATCAGCGGGTTGAAGGATGACGTTCGGCTGATTTTAAAAATGTTCAACCCCACCAGTTTAATTGGGGCGTTTGGGTTG AAAATCAAGATTTATCTGTTGCAAGGGTGTGAGGCCCTAGAGGAAGATCAGCTCGAAAGTGGTTATAAAGGGGGACAGTTGGAAGAGGACAGTGTGCTAGCTACTAAGGTGGAAGGAAATCCTGAAATCTCACTTAATGCTATTGCAGGTACTCCTAGCCCAGGTATGATGAGGGTAAAGGGAACGGTAAGTGGAGAACCAATAGTAATCCTAGTAGACTCAGGAAGCTCTCACAGTTTCTTACACCTGGTGATTGCAAGGAGAGCAAATTTGGATATCAACCAGTCTACCAAGTTAGCTGTAAGGGTTGCCAATGGATCCATTATTCAAAGTGAAGGCCACTGTGATTCTGTACCCCTAAAAATGCAAGGTACTCAATTATGTCcatctctttatattttggaattgGGAGGTTGTGACATTGTGTTGGGGGTAAATTGGTTGGCAACTCTTGGTCTTATTGTATGGGATTTTTCGAAGTTATCTATGCAATTAAAAAATGGCGGTCATAAGGTGGAGCTTAGAGGATTGGAACCCACACCAATCTCTCTTGAAGGTAGTAGTAAGGTAATGTTGGCCTCGATGACTAAGGGAATAGGGTTTTTGCAACAAATCCAAATAGAGTCAAAAGTGGATAGTGTAGTGGTGCAAAATACTGAAGTTAGTGAGCTGTTAACACAGTTCCAGGGGGTATTTGAGGAGCCTAACGGGCTTCCTCCGGTAAGGGACCATGACcataaaattgttttgaaagAGGGTACCCCACCTATCTCAAATAGACCCTATCGATACCCATATTACCAGAAAACCGAAATAGAGAAGATAGTGGCAGAGTTGCTGAAAACAGGGGTTATTAGACCCAATTCCAGTCATTTTTCCTCACCTATACTGCTTGTACGAAAGGTTTATGGGAGTTGGCGCACTTGTGTCGATTACCGCCCACTAAATCAGCACACAATCAAAGATAAATTTCTCATCCCAGTGATAGATGAGCTACTAGATGAGTTGGGTGGGGCGAGGGTGTTTTCAAAATTGGATCTCAGATCGGGAAATCATCAAATTCGAGTGGTACCAGAGGACATTGAGAAAACTATTTTTAGAACTCACGAAGGGCACTAcgagttcttggtaatgccctttgggcttactaatgccCCGTCCACTTTTCAAGGACTTATGAACCAAGTATTCAAGCAGTTCTTAAGGAGGTTCGTACTTGTGTTTTTCGATGATATTTTGGTGTATAATAGGAGATGGAAAGAACACTTACAACATTTAAAACAAGTGCTGGAAGTGCTACAACAACATCAACTGTATGCAAAGATGTCTAAGTGTAGATTTGGGGTAGAGGAGGTGGATTACTTGGGTCACATCATATCTTTTGAAGGGGTTAGGGCATGTCCAAACAAGATTAAATCTATGCTGGATTGGCCATCGCCAAAGAATACTAAGGCCTTGAGGGGATTCTTGGGTCTAACGGGATACTATAGGAAGTTCATTAAGGGGTATGGGGTACTTGCAGCTCCATTGACCAGTTtgcttaaaaagaataattttgggTGGACTTCAGATGCGGAATAG